From one Plectropomus leopardus isolate mb chromosome 8, YSFRI_Pleo_2.0, whole genome shotgun sequence genomic stretch:
- the itih6 gene encoding LOW QUALITY PROTEIN: inter-alpha-trypsin inhibitor heavy chain H6 (The sequence of the model RefSeq protein was modified relative to this genomic sequence to represent the inferred CDS: inserted 1 base in 1 codon; deleted 1 base in 1 codon), whose translation MDMMNFKIRCILVFFTFYVQEGLSREYEANLGANILLQRVRRQSKTAKAVLKVTDYHVRCSVVSRYAVTTVQSSVWNQLPITKEAAFEVDLPSSAFISNFTITSNGKVYVAQVKERAAARKIYDAAKKQGKTAGLVATKEREIEKFRVAVSVPSGARMSFSLTYEELLPRRLGRYELSLGLRPGQLVQNLTLDVSIMERTGLSFIKAFPLRTSRLLSNAAQGDSEAPPSTHVERSTCCARVRYSPTLQQQNSISSKGLNVDFIIQYDVDLRDLMGEVQVYDGYFVHYFAPRGLPVVPKDVIFVIDVSGSMIGTKIRQTKQAMSTILGDLREGDHFNIITFSDKVHTWKKGRTVRATRQNVRDAKDFVKRIIAEGWTNINAALLSAAQLVNPSSSPSSSHLSSRRVPLVIFLTDGEATIGVTAGDTILVNAKKALGAASLFGLAFGDDADFLLLKRLALDNRGVARMVYEDADAALQLKGFYDEVASPLLSDIQLTYLDDQAFDITRSLFPNYFQGSELVVAGRVKPGVKDLKVSMSAIDSKQHVKLENDVLVSHAKGNESADFLDCSGSLEGISSFVHRLWAYFTIKELLLAKLNATDPATQRLLAEKATNLSLKYNFVTPVTSLVVVKPDADEAAQNPTTAKPTTAATITTTATTTATTKISAAGAVKKPSTPSNARPNKTKPDPPQPPPKQTKKISPSTSKPAVSPSKKTTTSSPSAVKTAPAPLSGKKPAPSHNESKITSPPPPPPPPAAGKIPTSLQNALKTAPPPDPPQTATPQPSASKTTTPSATTTELTFTTPPLRTNPAPLPGRPLTPQPSTVRTPLLPVRVTVPSTEAENSTTSAPDVPVVTTAPPQLSPLTSPTPAAAPAVDDNNTDLSVATFVSATFAPMPGVTEGQRLWEAAGLLDVSTFIQRKDIDLVKDYDATYDYDYDLNYDAWDDTPDTGSLDAAPTRLSTIRVFSSSVDGDPHFVVQLPKLHHNLCFTVDGRANDVLRLLEDPERGIIVDGHLMGAPSKHGAEERSXTYFDRLTISSPTGGSGDIMISLSLDAVVVEGEGRDIIPINQQGSVTRQGVTVTVDNHRSCWIELAKEVRFLVLFHHYKHPSYLQLAHLGFYITDGRGLSASTQGLLGQFQHADMTVTAVTDYKDGHNEAVSARGILRWGSEHMGVTLQDKTLKDTVRKRHMGKCWVVPKAEIERLLGHPYESYVVDRV comes from the exons aTGGACATGATGAACTTCAAGATTCGGTGCATTCTCGTATTCTTCACTTTTTATGTGCAAGAGGGATTATCAAGGGAGTATGAAGCAAACCTCGGGGCTAATATTCTTTTACAG agagtGAGACGTCaaagcaaaacagcaaaagcagTG CTGAAGGTGACAGACTACCATGTGAGGTGTTCGGTTGTGTCCCGCTACGCTGTTACCACAGTCCAGAGTTCAGTATGGAACCAGCTCCCCATCACCAAGGAGGCCGCCTTCGAGGTGGACCTTCCGTCCTCTGCTTTCATCTCCAACTTCACCAT CACCTCTAACGGCAAGGTGTATGTGGCCCAGGTGAAGGAAAGAGCTGCTGCCAGGAAAATCTACGATGCTGCTAAGAAGCAAGGAAAAACAGCCGGACTTGTTGCTACCAA agagagggagatagagaAGTTTCGTGTTGCAGTGAGCGTGCCGTCAGGAGCTCGGATGTCCTTCTCCCTGACCTACGAGGAGCTGCTGCCTCGTCGACTCGGCCGCTATGAGCTCAGTTTAGGTCTGAGGCCGGGACAGCTTGTGCAGAACCTCACGTTGGATGTCAGTATAATGGAGCGGACGGGCCTCAGTTTCATCAAAGCCTTTCCTCTCAGGACGAGCCGACTGCTCTCCAACGCTGCTCAAG GTGACTCAGAGGCGCCTCCCTCCACTCATGTTGAGCGGAGCACTTGTTGTGCTCGAGTTCGCTACAGTcccactctgcagcagcagaacagcatCTCCTCCAAAGGTCTAAATGTAGACTTCATCATTCAGTATGATGTGGACCTCAGAGACCTCATGGGTGAAGTCCAG GTTTATGATGGCTACTTTGTGCATTACTTTGCACCCAGAGGGCTTCCTGTGGTTCCTAAGGATGTCATATTTGTCATCGATGTCAGCGGCTCAATGATCGGCACAAAGATAAGACAG ACCAAACAGGCCATGAGCACCATTCTCGGGGATCTCAGAGAGGGAGACCACTTCAACATCATCACCTTCTCAGACAAAGTTCACACCTGGAAGAAAGGGCGAACGGTGAGGGCGACTCGGCAGAATGTGCGAGACGCCAAAGACTTCGTGAAGAGGATCATTGCAGAAGGCT GGACCAACATCAATGCAGCTCTGCTTTCAGCTGCCCAGCTCGTCAACCCTTcgtcctctccctcctccagcCACCTCTCATCCCGTCGTGTCCCTCTGGTAATTTTCCTCACTGATGGGGAGGCAACCATCGGAGTAACAGCTGGTGACACAATCCTCGTCAATGCCAAGAAAGCTTTGGGCGCCGCCTCTCTGTTTGGCCTTGCCTTCGGAGACGACGCAGACTTCCTCCTCCTGAAACGCCTCGCGCTGGATAACCGCGGCGTGGCCAGGATGGTGTACGAGGACGCAGACGCAGCCTTGCAGCTGAAGGGCTTCTATGATGAAGTCGCCAGCCCTTTGCTATCAGACATCCAGCTTACGTACCTGGATGATCAGGCGTTTGACATCACTCGCTCCCTTTTCCCAAACTACTTTCAAGGCTCCGAGTTGGTGGTAGCAGGGAGGGTGAAACCAGGGGTGAAGGATTTAAAAGTGTCGATGTCCGCCATTGATTCAAAGCAACATGTCAAGCTGGAGAACGACGTGTTGGTGTCCCACGCAAAGGGGAACGAGAGTGCAGATTTTCTAGACTGTTCAGGAAGCTTGGAGGGAATCTCGAGCTTTGTGCACCGTCTCTGGGCGTATTTCACCATCAAGGAGCTGCTGCTGGCCAAACTGAACGCCACTGACCCTGCCACTCAAAGGTTACTGGCAGAAAAGGCCACAAATTTATCCCTCAAATATAACTTCGTAACACCAGTTACCTCTTTAGTTGTAGTAAAGCCCGACGCAGATGAAGCCGCTCAGAATCCAACCACTGCAAAACCCACCACTGCAGCCACTATAACCACGACAGCAACGACTACCGCCACCACCAAAATATCAGCTGCTGGGGCTGTGAAAAAGCCCAGCACACCTTCTAACGCCCgccccaacaaaacaaaaccagaccCCCCTCAGCCGCCTCCAAAGCAAACTAAGAAAATCTCACCTTCCACTTCAAAACCAGCTGTTTCACCATCCAAGAAAACGACGACCTCAAGTCCCAGTGCTGTTAAAACGGCCCCGGCTCCATTATCCGGTAAAAAGCCCGCTCCTTCCCATAATGAATCCAAAAttacctctcctcctcctccgcctcctcctccagctgccgGTAAGATCCCCACCTCTCTGCAAAATGCTCTAAAAACAGCACCACCCCCCGACCCA CCACAGACAGCAACCCCCCAGCCCAGCGCCTCCAAAACAACCACCCCCTCCGCCACCACCACAGAGTTAACATTCACCACACCCCCGCTCAGAACCAACCCTGCACCGCTGCCCGGGAGACCCCTTACCCCACAGCCCAGCACGGTGCGGACCCCCCTCCTTCCTGTCAGAGTGACTGTGCCCTccacagaggcagaaaacagCACCACATCTGCTCCAGATGTGCCTGTAGTCACCACCGCTCCGCCCCAGCTGTCTCCGCTCACCTCTCCCACCCCGGCAGCCGCTCCAGCTGTGGACGACAACAACACAGACCTGAGCGTCGCCACCTTCGTGTCGGCCACCTTTGCTCCCATGCCGGGTGTAACAGAGGGGCAACGGCTGTGGGAAGCAGCAGGGCTTCTGG ATGTCTCCACATTCATCCAGAGAAAAG ATATCGACCTTGTAAAAG ATTATGATGCAACCTATGACTACGACTACGATCTCAACTACGACGCAT GGGATGATACTCCAGACACAGGATCATTGG ATGCCGCTCCGACCAGACTGAGCACCATCCGGGTCTTCTCGTCTTCAG TTGATGGAGATCCTCATTTTGTGGTCCAGCTGCCAAAGCTGCATCATAATTTGTGTTTCACCGTTGACGGCAGAGCGAATGATGTCCTCAGACTGTTAGAGGATCCAGAGAGAG GGATCATTGTCGATGGCCACCTGATGGGAGCTCCCTCCAAGCACGGCGCAGAGGAACGCT CAACCTATTTCGACCGGCTCACCATTTCCTCTCCGACAGGCGGCTCTGGTGACATCATGATCTCCCTCTCACTGGACGCTGTGGTGGTGGAAGGGGAAGGGCGGGATATTATTCCCATTAATCAGCAGGGGTCGGTGACGAGGCAGGGTGTGACCGTCACCGTGGACAACCATCGGAGCTGCTGGATCGAGCTGGCCAAGGAGGTGCGCTTCCTGGTCCTGTTCCACCACTATAAACACCCCAGCTACCTGCAGTTGGCTCACCTGGGCTTTTACATCACAGACGGTCGGGGGCTGTCTGCTTCAACCCAAGGCCTGCTGG GCCAGTTTCAGCACGCTGACATGACTGTAACAGCGGTAACGGACTATAAGGATGGACACAATGAGGCAGTTTCAGCGCGGGGGATCTTGAGGTGGGGATCAGAGCACATGGGGGTCACCTTGCAGGACAAGACGCTGAAAGACACGGTTCGGAAACGCCACATGGGCAAGTGTTGGGTGGTGCCCAAGGCAGAGATAGAGAGACTACTGGGTCATCCGTACGAGAGCTACGTGGTGGATCGTGTGTAA
- the pfkfb1 gene encoding 6-phosphofructo-2-kinase/fructose-2,6-bisphosphatase 1: MELPQLEHVRLRRCDSAASVPQFCNSPTLIVMVGLPARGKTYISKKLTRYLNWIGVPTKMFNVGQYRREAVKIYKNFEFFKPDNEEAMRIRKACAAAALKDVAAYFSKEQGQVAVFDATNTTRERRAIILSYAKEKGYKVFFVESICDDPDIIAENIKQVKFGSPDYVDRDIDEAMQDFSQRIECYRASYMPIDDERDRKLSYIKIFDVGSRYLVNQVKDHIQSRIVYYLMNIHVTPRSIYLSRHGESELNLLGRIGGDSGLSPRGQKYASALATFIRGQNIKDLKVWTSHMKRTIQTAEALGVQYEQWKALNEIDAGVCEELTYEEIQENYPEEFALRDQDKYRYRYPKGESYEDLVHRLEPVIMELERQENVLVICHQAVFRCLLAYFLNKPADELPYLRCPLHTVLKLTPIAYGCKVESFFLNIEAVNTHRERPVNVDVNRNNEEALQTVPDHI, from the exons CCTCGGTGCCTCAGTTCTGTAACTCTCCCACGTTGATTGTGATGGTGGGGTTGCCAGCCAGAGGGAAGACGTACATCTCCAAGAAGCTCACTCGCTACCTGAACTGGATTGGAGTGCCCacaaaaa TGTTTAATGTGGGCCAGTACCGCAGAGAGGCCGTCAAGATCTATAAGAACTTTGAGTTCTTTAAGCCTGACAATGAGGAGGCCATGAGGATCCGCAA GGCCTGTGCAGCAGCCGCCCTCAAAGACGTCGCCGCCTACTTCTCAAAGGAACAGGGACAAGTAGCC GTATTTGATGCTACCAACACCACGAGGGAGAGGAGGGCCATCATTTTAAGTTACGCAAAGGAGAAGGGCTACAAA GTGTTCTTTGTGGAATCAATCTGTGATGACCCAGacatcattgcagaaaatattaAG CAAGTAAAATTTGGGAGTCCAGATTATGTGGATCGGGACATAGACGAGGCCATGCAAGACTTCAGCCAGCGCATTGAATGTTACAGGGCCAGCTACATGCCTATAGATGATGAGAGGGACAG GAAGCTCTCCTACATCAAGATCTTTGACGTGGGCAGTAGATACCTGGTGAACCAGGTCAAGGACCACATTCAAAGCAGGATAGTCTACTACCTCATGAACATCCACGTCACACCGAGATCCATCTACCTGAGCCGCCACGGAGAGAGCGAACTCAACCTGTTGGGTCGCATCGGTGGAGATTCAGGCCTCTCCCCCAGAGGACAGAAG TATGCCAGTGCCTTGGCGACCTTCATCAGAGGTCAGAATATCAAAGACCTGAAGGTTTGGACGAGTCACATGAAGAGGACCATCCAGACTGCAGAAGCTCTGGGAGTCCAGTACGAACAGTGGAAGGCCCTCAACGAGATAGACGCC GGTGTGTGTGAGGAGTTAACCTACGAGGAGATTCAGGAGAATTACCCAGAAGAGTTTGCACTAAGAGACCAGGACAAGTATCGGTATCGTTACCCCAAGGGTGAG TCCTATGAGGACCTTGTCCATCGTCTGGAGCCGGTGATCATGGAGCTAGAGAGGCAGGAAAACGTTTTGGTAATCTGCCACCAGGCTGTGTTTCGCTGCCTGCTGGCCTACTTTCTAAACAAACCTGCAG ATGAACTGCCTTATCTCCGATGCCCTCTTCACACGGTGCTCAAACTCACACCGATAGCTTATG GCTGTAAAGTCGAGTCATTTTTCCTCAATATTGAAGcagtcaacacacacagagagaggccAGTG AATGTCGACGTCAACAGAAACAATGAAGAAGCTCTGCAGACGGTTCCTGACCACATTTAG